One Leopardus geoffroyi isolate Oge1 chromosome E1, O.geoffroyi_Oge1_pat1.0, whole genome shotgun sequence genomic window, GCGCCAACGACTTCTGCCCCATGGGGCTGCTGGCGGGCGGCGACGTGGCCTTCCCGCGCCGCGGCTACCCCATGCACCGCCTGATCCAAGAGGCGCAGAAGGCCGAGCCCAGCGCCTTCCGCGCCGGCGTGGTGCCCTGGGAGACGGCCACCGACGTGCGCCTCCACCTCCAACAGGTGCTGAAGACGTGCTGAGGACCGCGGCCTGCAGGGGGCGCCCGGGCGGAgaagggggcggggtgggggcggggagatcGGGAAGTACAAAACCTAGTTTGCCTACTCCCTTTTCCCTTTCGCTTTGGTATGTCCCTCCGGGAATTTCGGGAACTCCGGGCTCGTccacctgggggctgggggagagagtTCGGAGCCATCCCTATCTATGCAGTTAACCCGGCtcggccgcccccgccccgacCCAGTTCCACTGCAATGTTAAATTCTGGAGTCTGGCCCCCACCGGGGTGGTGCGCATGCCTGGAAGGCAGCAGTGTTTTCCAAAAAGACCTCGCCCTCCGAACGGAGAGGCAGGGGTTCCCTGGCGGGGTGGGGGAAAGGAACATCTCCCACTGCTTTCACTGCTGCCTTGGGCCGCGaaaccttccctctcccccagtctTCTGTCAAGGGGACCCCGGTCCCGAAATCCTCCCGGCCGCGCCGCAGTCCCGGCGGGGAGACAGGAAGCCCTCTGCCGAGGGCCTCAGGCCTAGATCTCGCTTCACCTATTGCGTCCCCACACTAcaccctttttcctttttgccccCCTTCCCGCGCCCGCCGTGCCAGCCTCCccaaaggggggaagaaaaaaaaaaaaaaaaagccagagggaACAGTCGCCTCCTGGTGGTGGAACGGGGTAGCGCACCGTCCGGCTCGGCTCCTTCCAGCCAGGGACCTCGCCGCGCGCGACGGTGTCTCCTCTCACCCCAGCCTCGTCTATGCAGCAAAAGACCAGGGACTTTACCAAAGTCGCCCCGCGGGCTGAGCCCTCTGCGCCCCCCTCCTCCCGTATGGAACAGAAAGCCATGATGTTTTCAAGCAGAGCCAGCGAAAGccaagcccctcctccctctttggtGTTCTACCGCTATAAAGGAGGTGACGGGCAAAGAGCTGACTGAGGTCTCTCGCGCCGGTGTCCggagggtgagggtgaggcgACCCCTGCTCCCAGAGAGCCCCCACGTCAGCGGGGGAATTGGTCCCCACTCTGGGAAGAGCGCCCGGCTCGGGCAGCCCAACCCGAACAGTAACACAGCGAGCAACGGGCCAAAAAAGGAGATTCAGTCAATGCAGAGGGGGCACCAGGGGGCTGGCGTAGGGGCCACCTCACGAGGACAGAAGAGACGGGGACAGACTGCTGCCAGCGGCAGCAGAGGGGGGGGGGCTCAATAATGAGCAGGAGCCTTTAActccctcctctctggccccCCAGCCCTGCGGGGCAATCACCAGGAGGTCATCAGAGTTTTATTCAAAGTTGGCACTCAGTGCTGCATGGAGGGGTGGGTCTTCTGTGGACAAGATCACCAAAGTCCTTGGCTTCCGGTTCTTTCCTGTCTGCAGCAGGCCTTCGGATACATCCCTTCTCTTCCCAGGGCCCCTTCCCACCACcgaaaggagggggaaggggcgggcACAGCTCACAGGTGGGCAGGCCGGGTCCCGCCTTGACTCTGGAGCTGACTTGGCACTGGAGCTCAAGAGGCTCACAGCGCAGTGCTCGGGCAGGAGCTCAGAAAGCCCCCAGAGTGTCAGCAGCTGGGCTCCACGTAGTTCCCTGGGAAGAATCCAGTCCCCTCCGAGCTGACGCCCTCACACCAGCCATCGGAGTAGCGGCGTGTGATGCAGATGACGGTGCCCTTAGAGAAGGAGAGTTCGTTGTCCTTCTGGCGGGTGTATGGGTACAGCGTCACCACTGCAGGGCGGGAGGAGAGGGTGTCGTGAGACGCGCCTCTTGCCTTACCgtggggggtgcaggggcccCTGGACAGGATTCCAGGCAACGTCTAGGGGAGGCGGCTGCAGggagtgggatggggtggggggagttccTTCTCCAAAACTCTTGGGACCCCTCCCCAGCCGGATTAATATTCAGTGCTGGGCCAGCTGCCTGTCCAGCTTGGTTCACCACTCCTGGGTGAACGTTCGGTCAGCTCATCAGAAAAtagggtctgtgtgtgtgtgtgtgtgtgtgtgtgtgtgtatgtgtgtgtgtgtgtgtgtgtagcaggcTCACACCCTTGAAGATTCTAgagtattggggggggggggatccctaGTCCCGGGAGTCAGGTACCTTTCTCCAGGTATGCAGCAGGGACCCAGCTAGGTTCCTCTGGCCCGAAGCCTGGTGGGGGCAGATGTGGCAGTCCCAGCTCATGGACGtccaggggtggaggagggggcaggtccAGGGGCAGCTCTGGTGCTGGGAGGGGAAAGCAGAGAGCCTGCAAATATGCACCGGGAACCCCCTCCACTGGCCCCAGAAAACTTCACTGTTGGCAAGCAAGGCTCCAGGATCTACCCATTTGAGGTCATCTTTCTCCAGCCTTCCACCACCACGGTCCCCCCACCGGGTCTCTAGAATGCAGTAGGCGCTCAgcaaacacaaaaatactgaGCAGTGTGCGGCCGTCAGGCTCTGCCACTGagctgggtgaccctggggcAACGACTTAACTTAACCTGTCAGCCCCGACTGCGTCTGTTAAGTCAGAGTGTGAACACCCTCGTAGGGCTGTTAAGGTCAAGCGAGAAAATGGAGGGGAAGCTTGAACACAGAGCCCGGTAGAAAGCAGGCGCTGAGTTGAGGCGAGCCAATTCcatgcagggagagaggggtggggtggggtgttaGGAGGTGagaagagaccccccccccaccccgacagtGGAGCCAGGAGAGGGCGGGGCTCCTTACCCAGCAGGGGCAGGGACACTTCCTCCAGCGGAGGGGGCGGCAGGAAGACTTCGGTGGTGGccggtggaggaggaggaggtggagccACGGGGTTcgggagaggtgggggtgggggtgctgcctGCCCCTTGGTCGCGGACACCCCACCCACACCTTCGGCGCTGCTGAAGTCCAGAGAAAGCGGGGCTCGGCTAGGTTGGGGGACACCTCCCCTAACAGCATCCCCCAGctggccccgcccccctccagtCGTTAGCCCCGGGGCCTGTGATGAGAGTCCTCTGGACCCTAGGAGTCCCCCTGACAACCGGCCCCCTCAACCCCCTCACTTGGACTTGTGGGGCTCACCCTGCAGAGGCCAGGGAAGAGGCAGACGAGGCGGTGGAGAGCTTGCCGTCGGGCACCACCGGAAGCTGCACCGGCTCCGGGATCCTCGGTGGCCTCCTGGCggcggaggggaggggtgccGTCAGGGGAGCCGGGAAGGCTTCCAGGGCGAGTGGGGGTCGGGtgcggggaggaggagggggcagctgGCGGAGGAGGAAGTTTGCGGATGGCAAGGCCTCACCCCAGGGTGGCGGAGGCGGGCGTCGCAGGCGCCTTGATGCTCTTTCGAGAGAGGGTCCCCGTCCGCGACAGCTGCGTGCTCAGatcctgcgggggggggggggagggggaagcaggggACAGGGCTGACGTCTATGGGAACCCCTCCCCAGTACCCTCCCTGGTCccagaaaggaaatgagggagagGCACCGAGAACTGGGAGGAAGAGCGCCTTCACAGCAAGTTCCCATTTCCActtcccagccccctctcccaccccccccacccccgccccccacgccccgcTCGCTGTTGCCTGGGCCCCAGGCCTCTAGTCGGGGCCGCAGGCCCGACGGAAGCCTGAGCAGACGCGGTCTGACGGCCACTTCCTCCACCCAGCCTAGCATCCGCACCTCGCACCTCGCTCCCCAAAGCATCTCCGTGGCCAGCTTGGTGGTCTCTAATTCTGATAGATCCTAACCCGgcaggcgcgcgcgcgcgcgcgcgcgggggggggggggggctcaggaggtggggtgggggcggaggggaccATCACACTTAGCAATGTCCCACCCGTCATTGGGATGGGCCTGCAGAGCTGGCTTTGGGCGGCTCaggacagagaggggcagggcgTTTAAAGTGCACACAGGGCAAGGGCGAGCCCACACGTTACTGGTGGGGTGTCGCCAAGTCCGCGGACCTGGGGAACGCTGCCCTCTGCTGTACTCCGCGAGGCACGAGACAAAAAGGACCCGAGCTGAGGCgcaaagaaagaatggaagctGGACCATGAGGAGAACCTACTGGTGGGGAGGCCTGGTGGCTGGAGGAGGGAGTGCCGTCTCCCCTTTTGGGGGAGACGGGCCGTGAAGGGTGTTAAGAGGTCCTTTAGATCCAGGGGAGCCTTAAGCTAGCCTGGCATGTTGACGAAATGGACCGTGTGTGTTCTCCCCCCTCTCAGGAGATGAGCCGAGCAGAAAATGTCAGTGGCCGTGCTCCCCTGGCTTCACAGGTCCCCTCTGAGTGGCCGCATGCATCcccgccccttcccacccccacagcaGCCCCCCGGGTGAGTGCTCGGCGGTGACCTCAAACCTCCAGACAGAGGAAGTTGCTGTTCTCTGTGTGTGGCTGGGGAACGATTCTCATGCACGCCCCTGacatcctcccttcctctcttccccttcacacccacccagcccccacgGAAGGGGGTTGCTCAGACCCCACCCTCAGCAGACCATCTGGGGACAGGGTTAAAGGCCGGCCATGGAGCGAGGGGccgggaaggaagggggggggggctcggaGAGTAGGGGTCCATCTAAGGTGATGGCTTCAgagagtgaggggaaaaaagggcTGCGGGTTGGGACAAGAACATGGTCGTGGAAGAGAATGGGGGCCCGGGGAGAAGGGAGACACGGAACAGGAGAGGGTGGGttgtggggaagaggaggggcccTCTCTCTACCTTGATCCCATGGCCAATGTCATCCAGGCAGCCAAAGTTGAGAGGTCTCCGGTAGTAGGGcgtgaggggagggaggctgtCGGGGGCGATGACTTTCTGGCCAGGGGGCAGCCGCTGGACAGTGGCTAAGGTGCCGATCTCCCTTCGGGCCACCTTCTCCATATGCATACTCACCATCTGCCACGACAGGGGTtgaggtgatggggggggggggaggtggcttCTGCCCCAGTGCCCTTCCTCTTAAGGGAGGAGGAGGATAgagacttggggtgggggtggggaccatGGGAGGCCGAGAGATCCAGAGAAAGAGTACATTTTCTCCCCCCAGGCCACGCAGCATTTGGGAAAAGAGTTgccaggggaggaaggagccacTTTGGAGAGACTTCCTGCTGGAAGAGCATGAGGGTTATTATTAGCTGGAGCAGGATCCAGCGGAAAAGAGAAAACCCGGCATCCCTGCAGATGCTGGGAAGAGACCGGAGCCCCGGGTTGGCTGGGTAGCAGAGGTGGACGGTGTGGACCATGCGGAGGGGGCAGAGAATCGAGGCTGTATCAGCTGACTCTCTTGGGGGGACAGATAAGTGAATTCGCTTCCTCTTGGAATGTTCTGTGGGGCAACTCACAACATCCAGAGGGTGGGTCCgcgttgggggggggtggggagaggaaaagacaCACCCCGCCGTGAACACGTGGGTGATGGGCAAGCCAGGCTGATGTGCCAGTGGATCTGAGCGTGTTGTTGATGGGGCGATTCCTCCGCCAGGGATccgggaaggaaggaggagggtgagTGTGCTAGATGGGCGGGGGGCCACTGTCTCGTGGTGGCATTGTCTTCGGGGCTGAAGACGGCCTTGCCCAGAAACACTTCGGGTCTAGGACAACTTAGCCCGTTACCACCCCGGGGTTGAGATGCAAACAAggcccctcttcctctttcttgtccTGTACGGCCAACCGGGGTTGGTCAGGCCTGCTGCCTACGGCGCCGGCGAGAGATCAGAGCAGGAAAAagctctgccttcaaggagttccTAGTCTGGGAGGGCAGCAAGGCCCAGCACGGAGACATAACCAGAGAGGAGGAGGCTCACAATGCTTGGGAAGCGCCAGGCTTCTGTGGTGGAGGAAGGCATTTGGAGGAAGGCGAGAAAGAACATTCGCCGGAGCAAGTGGCCGAGCAGGGGGGGCTGAAGAATGGGGGGCCGGTGCAAGAGGCCCTCCGAAACACCCCTTACCTGGCCCAGCGTGTTCACACGGGCTTCGACCTGCCGCAGGGAGGCCGCCTGTAGGTCCAGCATCCGTAGAGTGTGTCCGGCCAGGTTGCCTACTTGATAGGCCACACTGGCCAGAGCCTGGGTGGTGAAGGCCATGGTCTCCTCCAGCGCCCTCCGCTTGTCTGTGGCCTGAAACACACACGGCCCTGGTCTGAGGCCAGCCCAAGGATTCCGCTGGATCCTTGGCTGGGCGGGTAgggtgggagagggtggagggaatGTGGGGGctgaactttctttctttttgaaagagagagagagacagaatgtgagagacggggaggggcagagagagagggagacacagaatctgaagcaggctccaggctctgagctgtcagcccagagcccgacgcggggctcgaacccacaaaccgtaggatcatgacctgagccgaagtgggaagcttaaccgactgagccacccgggtgccccaatccCAGCCCTTCTAACCAGAAGCTCTGGAAATGCGGTCAATGAGTCTGTGCCTTTAAAAGCTCCCCGGGTGACTCTCgggtttcttgtttttctccagtCCGCCGGGTGGTGTTTGGGAACCAATGACCTAGTCCATTTTAtagaccaggaaactgaggcccagagacgagtgacttcattcattcattccctcagcGTATTGGGAACAATACACTGATAATCCGGTAAATCCAGACTTCCAACCATGGCCTATATAGGGCCCCACAGGGTGGGCTCTGCTTTTCTGTCCCCCCTCATCCCTTGCCACCCTCTCtcacgcacccccccccctccatgcACATTGGCCATTAGGTTCCTGTTCCTGATCAAGCTAAGATTgtttctacctcagggcctttgcacttactgtaCTTATTTCCAGGAGCCTTATTGTTAAGTCTCAGCTCCTTAGAGACATATTTTGTTACCACCTTAAGATTCTCCTAGCCGATTTCTGTATTGGCTCTCTTCCGTGTTTCCCCTGTAGCCTTGTCCTCATAGCACCTAGCACTGTCAGAAATGATTGATCTATTTACTTTATTACCTAGCTCCCCCTCCCATCCGCCCTCCCATATACTAACACGTAAGCACGGTGAAGGCAGAGAGCCTGTCTGTTTTATTCTGTACCCTACCCCGGAACAGTGCCCGACACACAGACGAGATTTAATAAATATGCGTTTGTGAGTTAAGTAATGAATGGACTTTGACCCCAAACACTTTCTGGGCATCTCCGTAGTGCATGGCAGGCGCTGTGCCAGGTGCTGGCCGGAGTCACCCTGCCAGTCAGCCGTGGAACGGTGGGCGGGGAATGGCCGAAGACAGAAGAAggttttgcttgcttgtttgtttgtttgttttgtcttgcttgttttgttttgttttcagtgccCCGTCAGACCACGGGCGCTGGAGCAAAACTTCTCTGTTATTTGGTTTCCCAGCAGCTTCCTCATCTCAGGTCAGATCATGCCACTGCTGTGATTTAGCCTGTCCCCCTCTCTAGGGGGTAGGGGTGAGTCCAGGGCAAGTCTGGGCCAGGCCCGAGCACTGACGGACAAGGCCGCACCATGCTGCCCCCTTGCTAAAGGCCCTTGCGTGCTCCTCAGGGCCCGTCGGCGGAGAGAAGGCGTAGAACCCATTAGAGCAGGACGCCTCCAGGGTGGCCTGAGCCAGGCTGGAGTCAAAGGGCAGGCCCAGATCCTTGTGGGCGGCCCTTCCCCGTCTTTCTGTTCCAGCAGCTAGATACTCATTTGCCCGGAGTTTATACCTCATCAGCGTATGTAACCAAGAGCCTTGAAAAGGCGAAGAAATCAACCTGAAATCAACCTGGGGTGTTTAAACCAGAAAGGATAGCAGGTCTAGTTTCTAGGTCAAGACCTTTCTTTGACAGGTGAGGACACAAAGGCCCAGAATGGGGCAATGGCGACTCCTCCTTGGTCCCCACCCAGATTCCTCCCCCCAGGTCCCCTGCTAGGACCGATGTGTGGAACGGTTAGCCCagatagcacagtgcctgcttgggccCAGCTCTGGGAGGCTGGGGCCTGGATACCTGCTGACCCCTGGTTTGGGCTTGGCCCACAGTCGGGCCTGGAGGTACGAGGGTGTGAGATCCACCTTCATGGCCCACTGCTTACTCATGATGCAAATTACCTTCTCTGTAAACTCAGTGGACTCTGACCGAGAACTCTGCAGTTGaccccagcctgccctcccccattccccaTGGGTTTCCCGACACCTGGTTGGGGCcttggggctgagggagggggcggtggggaggccCGAGGGCATGGGAACCAGGCCTGGTTTAAGAGCagttctgaggggcgcctgggtggctcagtcggttgagcgtccgacttcagctcaggtcacgatctcacggtccgtgagttcgagccccgcctcgggctctgggctgacggctcagagcctggagcctgtttccgattctgtgtctccctctctctctgcccctcccccgttcatgctctgtctctctctgtcccaaaaataaataaaaaaaaaatgttgaaaaaaaaaaaaaaaaaaaagagcagttctgggtggctcagtcggttgagcgtccgacttcagctcaggtcacgatctcacggtccgtgagttcgagccccgcgtcaggctctgggctgacggctcagagcctggagcctgcttcagagtctgtgtctccctcgttctctgcccctccccccactcatgccctgtgtctctctgtctctcaaaaatgaataaacacttaaaaaaaaaaaaaaagaaaagaaaaaaaatcggaCTCGGGTCTCGGTGACCCCTAAATCCCCTGTGCGCATGGTGAATAGAAGCGAGAACCCATCTGAAAGGGCCTGGGGGTGCACAGAGGCTACTGAAGGAACGGACAGAACTCCTTCTGCCCTCGTCCAGAAGAGGATGCCCTCCAGCACCACGAGAACCCGGCTGCCTTCCGAGCCGCAAGGTCCGTGTCCTCCACAAACGGGTCACTCAACATCTCCGCAAACCGATTATTTCTCAGGGCCGCACATTCACCTAGAGGTTTGGggatgggctctggagtcagagttCTGGGTTCGCATCCGGATTCGGCCACCGGCTTGGAGACCTCGGGAAAGCGAGCTCGGCTTTCTGAGGCTCAGCCTCCTGGCTGTAATGTgagagcccctctcccctctcaggaCGGGGGGGCGGTGAGGACCCACAGAGGCCATGCGGGCCACATGCCTGCGCAAAGGAAGGGTGCAGAGCGCTTTACCTGCTATTATCATCGACCCTCTTTAATCTGCCATTTTCCCATAAGCACTTgctactttcattattttttttttttccaacacttCGACCGTGCCGGGAGGTCCCCGGGCCTTCCAGTGCGAATGAGCTGGCTTTGCCTCATAGGGCATgtcagggaaggggaaagggggaaaggagagagccCGGTTTCAGAAGTCGGGAGGCCGAGGCCGAGCTCTGTCACATCCAAGCTGGGTGACCCTGGACAAATCACCTTGCCTCCCTGAGCTGCTGGCTCTTCCCCTACGAAAGAGGAATAACGCTACTTGTCTCATAAGGTGCTTACGAGCATTAATGAAAACACAGAGGTGCTCAGTCATTGCCAAGTTTCCCTCGCCCCTCTTCCCTCGATCCCCGAATCTACGTTGAGGGTCTCGGAACAACTATACAATGTAGGGAACTGTTCTAAAACGCCACGATGGTCGTCTTTTGCCGGGAGACGGCTCCCAGCCATCACGTtgtccttcccctgcctctgCGTCAGACCCCGTCTCTTTAACCCAGCCTGGTCTTGAGGTCTGTCTCCTCTCACTCAGATATCAGGGAGAGGCttctctcccccgtctctctcaaGTTCACTGTTTGGAGAGTTCTGAGGTCTCACCTGGAGACAGCCTGCGAACGGAAGGACGATGACAGCATTTGCATGTGTATGAGGCTTTGGGCCTGTGGGTGCGAGCGGGACCCAGGAAGGAGACGGGTGGCCTGTCCCGGGGCGTCTCTGAGGCTCCCGGAGAGaggagggacgggggggggggggcgggtgggtgcGGGCTGGGTAGCACAGCACCAGGGCTGAAGTTTCGGGGGCCTGGAAAGAAGCCGGGGCCTGGGGTGGAGTATTTCCCAGCCGGGGCCCAGGACGCGCcagcacctgtcagaatggctcccGTGGTCCTGCCTTGGAGGTGGGCTCCGGGCCCCTCGGGGCCTGTGCCCCGTCTGCCT contains:
- the ABI3 gene encoding ABI gene family member 3 isoform X1; protein product: MAELQQLQELEIPTGREALRGNHSALLRVADYCVDNYVQATDKRRALEETMAFTTQALASVAYQVGNLAGHTLRMLDLQAASLRQVEARVNTLGQMVSMHMEKVARREIGTLATVQRLPPGQKVIAPDSLPPLTPYYRRPLNFGCLDDIGHGIKDLSTQLSRTGTLSRKSIKAPATPASATLGRPPRIPEPVQLPVVPDGKLSTASSASSLASAGSAEGVGGVSATKGQAAPPPPPLPNPVAPPPPPPPATTEVFLPPPPLEEVSLPLLAPELPLDLPPPPPLDVHELGLPHLPPPGFGPEEPSWVPAAYLEKVVTLYPYTRQKDNELSFSKGTVICITRRYSDGWCEGVSSEGTGFFPGNYVEPSC
- the ABI3 gene encoding ABI gene family member 3 isoform X2, yielding MAELQQLQELEIPTGREALRGNHSALLRVADYCVDNYVQATDKRRALEETMAFTTQALASVAYQVGNLAGHTLRMLDLQAASLRQVEARVNTLGQMVSMHMEKVARREIGTLATVQRLPPGQKVIAPDSLPPLTPYYRRPLNFGCLDDIGHGIKDLSTQLSRTGTLSRKSIKAPATPASATLGRPPRIPEPVQLPVVPDGKLSTASSASSLASAGAEGVGGVSATKGQAAPPPPPLPNPVAPPPPPPPATTEVFLPPPPLEEVSLPLLAPELPLDLPPPPPLDVHELGLPHLPPPGFGPEEPSWVPAAYLEKVVTLYPYTRQKDNELSFSKGTVICITRRYSDGWCEGVSSEGTGFFPGNYVEPSC